The segment CTCCTAATTCCGGCGTCAACACAATCACAGGCGAGGGACTGGCCGAAGCGCTGAAAGGTGCGTCGGTCGTTGTGGACGTAACGAACTCCCCTTCGTGGGAAGACTCGGCGGTGATGAAGTTCTTCGAGACATCAACCCGTAACCTACTTTCCTATGAAGCGACCGCGGGCGTCGGACATCACGTTGCGCTG is part of the Terriglobales bacterium genome and harbors:
- a CDS encoding NAD-dependent epimerase/dehydratase family protein, with product MKIVVIGGSGLIGSKLVNKLREQGHEAVAASPNSGVNTITGEGLAEALKGASVVVDVTNSPSWEDSAVMKFFETSTRNLLSYEATAGVGHHVAL